In a single window of the Natronosalvus caseinilyticus genome:
- a CDS encoding family 20 glycosylhydrolase → MTATELRVVPRPRRVETASGTVRFEPPFALATGADVPPVVVSLFETLLERETNSPVQRGTDDADVELRLEDSPTNAPSDAVGDPEGYVLEADADAERVTIRAASADGLRHGCQTFVTGISRVGEGDGHEQWTLPGCEIHDWPESSWREFMLDPARGFLPVEQVKRRIDQAARAKYNRLHLHLLDDEGYALESAAYPRLNQDADGAPHPAYSPEDVDELVTYASDRGIDIVPEIDVPAHASHLLERYPELRCTVEDGEPADRTICIGSEETVEFVETLLEEVIEQFPFEYVHVGGDEWEMQGYSWNECVDCQAKMAADGSETDTEHFYAFVRHLHDFLAGHDRRTIVWNDQIDISMSPDLPRDLLIHFWRVAAPDRGPVEGCSLERFLEGRFDVINSYVHAAYVRGWITEDYMLGWAPTRRPTVPDDRASQVRGGGLLAWEPSDEAERAYFERALPSAMPIFADRLWNSTGVDDRESYSLSVTRHALGPFVPDGFDVYRELGGLILPTWWKRPSGTLLAHVNRSLRDRTPAQAEADYRSAIETLSRLRETDRTIYPETASAYESSLEWLVEVAERDGRGVLDRP, encoded by the coding sequence ATGACAGCGACCGAGCTACGCGTCGTTCCTCGACCGCGTCGCGTCGAGACGGCGAGCGGAACCGTCCGATTCGAGCCGCCATTTGCGCTCGCCACGGGGGCGGACGTCCCCCCAGTCGTCGTTTCCCTGTTCGAAACGCTCCTCGAACGGGAGACGAACTCTCCGGTACAGCGGGGAACCGACGACGCGGACGTCGAACTCCGTCTTGAGGACTCGCCCACCAATGCACCCTCCGACGCGGTCGGCGACCCGGAGGGGTACGTCCTCGAGGCGGACGCCGACGCAGAGAGGGTAACGATTCGCGCTGCGAGCGCCGACGGCCTTCGACACGGCTGCCAGACGTTCGTGACCGGAATTTCACGAGTCGGTGAGGGCGACGGACACGAACAGTGGACCCTGCCCGGCTGCGAAATCCACGACTGGCCGGAGTCGTCCTGGCGGGAGTTCATGCTTGACCCGGCTCGCGGCTTTCTCCCGGTCGAGCAGGTGAAACGACGGATCGACCAGGCCGCGCGGGCAAAGTACAATCGACTCCACCTCCACCTGCTCGACGACGAAGGGTACGCCCTCGAGTCTGCGGCCTACCCCAGACTGAACCAGGACGCGGACGGCGCGCCCCACCCCGCGTACTCGCCGGAGGACGTCGATGAACTCGTCACCTACGCGAGCGACCGTGGGATCGACATCGTTCCCGAAATCGACGTTCCGGCCCACGCCAGTCACCTCCTCGAGCGGTATCCCGAACTCCGGTGTACCGTCGAAGACGGCGAGCCCGCCGACCGAACGATCTGTATCGGCTCCGAAGAGACCGTCGAGTTCGTCGAGACGCTACTCGAGGAGGTGATCGAGCAGTTCCCCTTCGAGTACGTCCACGTTGGCGGCGACGAGTGGGAGATGCAGGGGTACTCTTGGAACGAGTGCGTCGATTGCCAGGCGAAGATGGCTGCGGACGGCTCCGAGACGGACACCGAGCACTTCTACGCGTTCGTTCGCCACCTCCACGACTTCCTCGCCGGCCACGACCGCCGGACAATTGTCTGGAACGACCAGATCGACATCTCGATGTCGCCCGACCTCCCCCGGGACCTGCTGATCCACTTCTGGCGCGTCGCGGCGCCCGACCGAGGTCCGGTAGAGGGGTGTAGCCTGGAGCGGTTCCTCGAGGGGCGATTCGACGTGATCAACTCCTACGTCCACGCGGCCTACGTCCGGGGCTGGATCACGGAGGACTACATGCTCGGGTGGGCGCCCACGCGTCGGCCGACGGTCCCGGACGATCGGGCGTCGCAGGTTCGCGGCGGGGGACTGCTCGCGTGGGAACCCTCTGACGAGGCGGAGCGGGCGTACTTCGAGCGGGCGCTCCCGTCGGCGATGCCGATCTTCGCGGACCGACTCTGGAACTCGACGGGCGTCGACGACCGGGAATCCTACTCGCTGTCGGTGACCCGACACGCGCTCGGCCCGTTCGTCCCGGACGGGTTCGACGTGTATCGCGAACTGGGTGGACTGATTCTGCCGACGTGGTGGAAGCGCCCATCCGGAACGCTGCTCGCCCACGTGAATCGTTCGCTCCGGGATCGAACGCCCGCCCAGGCCGAGGCGGACTACCGATCGGCGATCGAGACGCTCTCGAGGCTGCGCGAGACCGATCGGACGATCTATCCCGAAACCGCATCGGCGTACGAATCGTCACTCGAGTGGCTGGTCGAGGTCGCCGAGCGAGACGGTCGGGGCGTTCTCGACCGGCCCTGA
- a CDS encoding sugar phosphate isomerase/epimerase family protein, which yields MAIQPALFSKVLRDRSLEKAVDLTAEIGYDGFEPMCRGPHLDVDRTTDEVAALRERLDDHDLDVPCLATYTGAYVGKSRSECEAQIEALERFLEFATLLECDFVRHNPGGPAPWKATDEDVETAATWYQRAADRAATYDVTLLIEIHARWLSETVSGTEQLLSAIDRDNVGVIHDAGNMFLVGEAYGADSVDRLGDDLRHVHVKDEQLVADGDRDRNGGENGGAPGAFRLETADGLRTYRPRRLGEGEVDHTPLFEALAATDYDGFVTGECSVPQDEPGDDVAIATHEFDQLTTLIDHVN from the coding sequence ATGGCGATCCAACCAGCCCTGTTCAGCAAGGTTCTGCGCGACCGGAGCCTCGAGAAGGCCGTCGATCTGACGGCCGAAATCGGCTACGACGGGTTCGAACCGATGTGCCGGGGCCCCCACCTCGACGTCGACCGGACGACCGACGAGGTCGCTGCCCTCCGGGAACGACTCGACGATCACGACCTCGACGTTCCGTGTCTCGCGACCTACACGGGTGCGTACGTCGGCAAGTCCCGATCCGAGTGTGAGGCTCAGATCGAGGCACTCGAGCGATTCCTCGAGTTCGCGACCCTGCTCGAGTGCGACTTCGTTCGGCACAATCCCGGCGGACCGGCCCCGTGGAAAGCGACCGACGAAGACGTCGAGACGGCCGCGACGTGGTATCAGCGGGCCGCTGATCGGGCCGCGACGTACGACGTCACCCTCCTGATCGAAATTCACGCCCGCTGGCTCTCCGAGACGGTCTCGGGTACGGAGCAACTGCTGTCGGCCATCGACCGGGACAACGTGGGCGTCATCCACGACGCCGGAAACATGTTCCTCGTCGGCGAGGCGTACGGTGCCGACTCCGTCGACCGACTGGGCGACGACCTGCGCCACGTCCACGTCAAGGACGAGCAACTGGTCGCCGACGGGGACAGGGACAGAAACGGGGGCGAGAACGGGGGCGCCCCCGGAGCGTTCCGCCTCGAGACCGCCGACGGCCTGCGGACGTATCGACCCCGCCGGCTCGGCGAAGGCGAGGTCGATCACACGCCCCTGTTCGAGGCGCTGGCGGCGACCGATTACGACGGGTTCGTCACCGGCGAGTGTAGCGTACCACAGGACGAACCCGGCGACGACGTCGCGATTGCAACGCACGAATTCGACCAACTCACCACACTCATCGACCATGTCAACTGA